A segment of the Leclercia adecarboxylata genome:
AATGCCAGATAACCGGTATCGTCGGTGCAGAGCGTATCGCCATGCATGATCAGAATTTTACGGCCATACAGGTCAAGGACGGTCTCTTCCGCCAGCAGGGTCATGCCGCAATCGCGGGCGTAGCGCTTGCCGAGCAGAAAGTCTCGGTTACCGTGAATAAAGAAGCAGGGGACGCCGGAATCCACCAGGGTTTTGATGGCGGCTGCTATCTCGCGGTGAAGCGGGTTGGGGTCGTCGTCGCCAATCCAGGCTTCGAACAGATCCCCCAGGATGTAAAGCGCATCGGCGTGCCGGGCTTCACCCTGTAAAAAACGCAGAAAACCGGCGGTGATCGCCGGTTCTTCTGTTTGCAGATGCAGATCTGCAATAAAGAGTGTCGCCACGAATTATTCGCTGACGGTCACGCTTGTGATCACGACGTCTTCTTTTGGAACGTCCTGGTGCATACCGCTGCGGCCGGTAGAAACGCCTTTGATCTTCTCAACCACGTCCATGCCTTCAACCACTTCTGCGAACACGCAGTAGCCCCAACCCTGCAGGCTTTCGCCGGAGAAGTTCAGGAAGTCGTTGTCAGCCACGTTGATAAAGAACTGCGCGGTGGCGGAGTGTGGCGCCTGAGTACGGGCCATTGCCAGCGTACCGCGGGTGTTTTTCAGACCGTTGTTGGCTTCGTTTTTGATCGCCGCTTTGGTCTCTTTCTGGTTCATACCAGGTTCAAAACCGCCGCCCTGGATCATAAAGCCGTTAATTACACGGTGGAAAATGGTGTTGTTGTAGAAACCTTCGCGGCAGTAGTCCAGGAAGTTTTTAACTGTTTCAGGCGCTTTGTCATCAAA
Coding sequences within it:
- the lpxH gene encoding UDP-2,3-diacylglucosamine diphosphatase; the protein is MATLFIADLHLQTEEPAITAGFLRFLQGEARHADALYILGDLFEAWIGDDDPNPLHREIAAAIKTLVDSGVPCFFIHGNRDFLLGKRYARDCGMTLLAEETVLDLYGRKILIMHGDTLCTDDTGYLAFRAKVHTPWIQTLFLALPLFIRSRIAAKMRAGSKAANSSKSLTIMDVNPQAVVSVMEKHQVQWLIHGHTHRPAVHHSDVNGKAAYRVVLGAWHREGSMVKVTPEDVELLHFPF
- the ppiB gene encoding peptidylprolyl isomerase B — its product is MVTFHTNHGDIVIKTFDDKAPETVKNFLDYCREGFYNNTIFHRVINGFMIQGGGFEPGMNQKETKAAIKNEANNGLKNTRGTLAMARTQAPHSATAQFFINVADNDFLNFSGESLQGWGYCVFAEVVEGMDVVEKIKGVSTGRSGMHQDVPKEDVVITSVTVSE